The Phyllopteryx taeniolatus isolate TA_2022b chromosome 13, UOR_Ptae_1.2, whole genome shotgun sequence nucleotide sequence CCTGGCCCGTCGCAGAACAGCTAGTCCCGGTTTCAATGTTTTATGAGTTTCCTCCGGGGCCCGTGCCGTGCAGATGTTTCACAGCCTGCGTTCAAAGTCACAAGGAAGCCCATTGACCATTTAGAACACCGCTTTGTTGTTTCCCTCATGGTGAGAGCGGTTGGGGCTCGGAAAGAATCTCATAATATCACAGTAGCCCACAAACACATCCTTTGTCCTCAAAAAGTCAAGACTTCCTACGCATTTGCATGAAGCCTTTCAAAGACAGTATTTCATTTGGACAATGGCAagctttttttgtcactttacaCCTCGGTGAAGTTTAACTAttacaatttcaaaacaaatcgtGTGAGATTTCTACTCAGTGAGCAACTAAAGttctatttgttgtttttttgccatcaTCAATCACGCTTTATCTCTTTTCCCTAActggtaacacacacacacacacacacgggtttCAAGGGTCTGGCATGTGTTGGGAATGTGTGATGTTAACCATAGTGCAGAAAATTCATCGCAACATCAGAATGCAAAAAGAGGGTCtaaaacaggggtgtcaaactaatttttgttcatgggccacattcactccaattagatctcaagcgggccggaccacaatatttgtggcttaaaaatCCAGAAATAACTATTcaaaattttccccattgttttggcgcaaataattacaagtactttcAGAACATATTcccatttattcattattatcttgttgcaaatgtcgttgcaaatcatatgagcagtcaacagtattatgaatcagtgagcgtgcaccattcagttgtgcatcctttgtaaatgtatacatagaAATTgaagttgtggcagtgcatggaaaacaaaaaggttCCAACAAACCAACCTTTTTTGAAGTGAAGATTTTGACcgaaattttgtaatattcaatgtctttgaacatttctacaggaggtatttattttcgcagaattgtagtgtgaacatggcacaccaatttatattagtgtgctcctgaaacttggcatcgtttggccttcacaagtgcatcaacgtcatttaagtgttgtcagtgcaccctccagaagacaaaattagcaacaaaatgtacttttattgaaaaatagcagtgaaggTGTTCTCCATCCCCATGGGCCGGATTGGATCCCCTGACGGCCGggtctggcccgcgggccgtataTTTGACACCATTTTAGCAAGAGGAAAGAAAGGACGACTGGATGCAGGGAGGGAGGAAGTATCAAACAGGATGCAAGGAATGAAGGATGGAAGAATGGAAGGTAGGTAGGTTGGGAGAGGAGAGTGATGGAAGGAAGTAGAGAAGGATGGTATAAGGGAGCAGGAAGAATGGAAGGAAGAAATAATGGAAGGTTGGAAGGAAGGGAATGTGGAGGAATGAAGGTAAGGGAGTGACAGAAGGATGGAAAAAAGGATGGTATGAAAAGGAAGGGAAAAGGGAATGTAGGCAGGCAAAGGGAAGGAAGGTAGAAGGCTGGAAGGAAGGACACAAGGACATGTGACAGTAGGAAAGGATGAAGGAATAATTCAAAGAAGGACAGAAGGAGACAAGAATAGTATAAAAGGAGCCAAGGAAGAAATAAATTAAGGTAGGGAGGAAGGATAGACAGTAGGAAAGAATGAAGGACTAAGGAATAAAGGGAGGAATCAAAGAGGGTAGACcagaaggatggatggaaggaataAAGGGAGGCAGGTtgaaaggaaggaagaatggaaagtaggcagggagggagggaggatggatggaaggaaggaaagaatgaCAGAAGAGGAAAGAAGGAGGGATAATGTAAGGTAGCAAGGAAGGATGAAGGAAGGGAGGGTGGAAGGTGGGAATAACAAAGGaatgaaggaaggatggaaggtTGGAAAGAACACAAGAAAGGCCGAAGGGAGAAAGCATGGAAAGTAGAACAGGGAATGGAACATTACCTAAACGCACGTTTGGGGAAATGTGACGCCAACGGCACATTTTTAACCACGTTGAAAGCCTGAAAGGAGTACTTTTCCTTCAATCCAtcatccaaagcataccacatcattGACAGGACCAAATGACAGGTTAATGGCTTTGTTCCAAAATAAGGAACACCCTTTTAATGACAGGGGATAAATAGTAACAGTGTTTGGATGGAGGTTAGGATCCATTGACaagacatttgttgttgttattgcaaAAAAGCAGGGCAGGGAGAGGTCATAAATCACTCTTTTAATGCACATCCTTCTTTCCAGCTCATCCAATGACACCTATTGCGCGATACTGAACATAATAGTTTAATGTGCCTTtgttaataaaaatacactatCATTGTCAAAATAAAGTCCAGTGGTGTGCATTGATTTAACATCAAGAAAGGCAGTGTGGCTTTCAGTCAACAGGACACACACGACTGATCTATGACACTAGTAGACAATAGTGCATCAGCCCTTGATTGTGCAGAAACAGCACAGAATCTATGCTGTCCTTTTAAGACAGACTTGTATTAGTTTTtgtttagcaacatgaaattcggTCGACATTTCTATCAGTAGTACTCACAACAAAGCCCCAAACTCTCAAAAAAAGCCTCAAGAACTCGTGCCTGAACAGACACAAGACTGTCATTTTAGGGTCCTATGGGCTATTTTCAAAGGTCCTTAAAAGACGGACCTGTCATAGATATTTTGAAAATCCAGCCCCCAAACCCAGTGTAGTTGAGCctcatgaaatttggtagccatGTCTATCAGGAGTGGACTCACAAAAAGTCTCCTATTTTAGCTTGGAGCGGTCACTTTCAAATTGCCAAATTCAGCCTCCTCACTGAAATTCAGTAGATATGTCTATGGTGAGTAAAAccccaaaaaagtctcaagaagctatgccccaaaagacacaggaagtctgccattttggtttagaAATGTTCATCAATCATTTTTGAAAGTCACTTTTATAGACGGCCCCATCCTCAAGCTTTAGTCCAATGGTTAAATTTGAACTTCACATACTGAAACCCGGGCGACACTAAATTGCtagggttttgagtttttgtcattgcgtgTGGGTGGAGCATGCCGGCGAggtttgatgactcgccataaaacacGAAATTATAATAACTCCACAAGATCGTGATCAAACATCCCTTGATGACTCATACGGAGCCCCTATTGGCAGAAATGTAATACTTAGTacttttacatgattaaaaatcaTATAAAGCCCCAATTGTATGTAACGTCCTTTGAAATATATAACATGTTTGGCTGGTTTCAAAAGGCAAACCAGTGTATTCCAACAGGCAGCTGTGTTGCAAAGGCTCCAGACCGGCTTGTACGGGGCGATATGTACTGAAGCACTGGTGCTATGCTAATTAGCTACAGTAGTTCCCAGGTCATACTGGCTATTACACTAAAAATGcgtttacagtggaacctctcaaGTGGACTGTTTCATCATGAAAAAGTGATGATAAAAATAGGACCATAGGGAAATGGAGGCCTGGCTgttaagtacaatacagtaatccctcacctattcattattgttttttttttggtaccctatcctccattatttacTGAAAAACCCACCAATTCgcatttttttgtgctctttataACACTGTAAGATGCCACatgatggcaccaaagcccttTCTAAATAAGAACTGGTCTCAAGGATGTAAGTTGAAGTGATCTTAACTGAGTGACAATTTGGGGAGGAGCAGAGTTTAGCCTGGGTTCTTAGCGGAAGTTAGTAGTTTGCGCggcacttctggtgcatttttaatcaattcatCTGGAAGCAATTTATCTCCAagtgtaatgttgtaagatgaggtTGATCGGTATTAAACTGTTTTGTGAACAGAGTTTGtgttatatttacagttttaacTATTAAATAACAGACCCTGTAGGGACTGACCTATCGTAATGGTTTGTGaaatataggcaattacaaaatgttttagggggggtgtcaattattcaaattttttcGCTATTGATTGAAGGGCTCGGTCGATATCCTCCACAAATAGAGGGGAATAGTTGCATAAGCAAAACATTTAATCAATTACCTATTCAATATTACAGTGTACGGTAGCATTAGCGTTTACGATACACCAGCTTTAAATGTCCTATCTTCCAAGGCaattagttttactttattgtaattctaTTTTGTTGCATTCTAGTGAttacaatgaaaaatgtaaactgtTACATCAAATATTGCAAATTTTCTTTACAGTGAACCTCCTTTTCGAATTTCCGTTAGCCCATTTATGGCATTGCACATTACGTTGGCATTGAGCTAGCAGGCTTTCGTCAGACGAAATTATATGATTTGTATGATTCGAACAccttggtgtttaaatatacaatgttgttttatgtgtcagttttacaggaaACCAAGTGGGCGTGACAAATAAAAATCTTGACGCAAGCACGCTTGGCATCTTATTTGGAGGGTGTCTTCATTtagtttcctcaaagtgatgtgtAGTCTCCCATTtaagaacaggtgctaaggaatacataagagtgtgttttaataaatttgttaagtttaaatgtgtcttAAGTATGTGAGAGCAgtaaaactatatataaaacaaaattatatatGATCTCTCTATAACCCAGATTGTCACCTATCCCGGGTGGGTTTGGAACACTGTATATGATTTCCCATGGTGAAAAAATTGTTCTGTTCCACTTTggaagttccactgtactggAATGAAACTAAATCAGCTTATTAGTTCACAGAACTGGATCATAGGAAAAATATCTGTGTGCATAAAAAACAAGAGAATAGTTTTTCAGtctaaaaatcaacaacaacaacaacaaagcaataGAGAAGGTGAGGGGAGTGGGGGGAGGCGTGTTCAGTCAGGTTCGGGGGTGTCTCCACCTGGGACGGAGGGGGTCTTCCTGTGCTCGTATATGAAGGTGAGCAGGAAGAGGGCGATGTCGTGCGAGCACCAGTAGCCCGTGTGTGACGTGACGGCTGACCAGTAGCGACTTTCCACCAGGCCCTCGCGCAGCTCAAAGTCTATGCGGCGCTCCAGCTGCACTGGGGAAGTACACAAACATAAATGGCgttaagtttttgtttgttgtttttaaggtATGCGAAATGTCTTTTTATGTATACGTGAAATAAAGCACCTGCCTACCGACCTACCTaccagacgtgctaaccactattccaCGATGTTGCCattaatataatttattatgttttaatttaataacatttttaaaaactttttaaaatcaattccttacttaaaaaaatacaaaacaatttttttttatttcttatgaAAACTAAATTGATATCTGTAATATTTATGAGGGTAAAATCAGTAGCAATGATATGCAttatttaattcatatttaaattaaaatttgacACTATAGTGgcattgctttttattttttttaaatctttatctaaaatacaaatgtttttgttttacggATTTATCAGACACAGATACGTTAATCACTATTCCACCAATCTGCcatttattatactgtatgtttgatttactaaatgtattaatttgttatgaattgctttttaaaacatttttttaaaaggttttttttttttactttttgggactaaaatgtaattttatatttcaattaTATAGAAATCATAGCAATaatagtatatagtatataataGTGCTCAattcatgtttattattttgtttttgattaactaaatttttgaattttattgaaaactcaaacatatatatatatatatatatatatatatatatatataatacacacatacacgcacacacactatgcgttttatattaaaattttacataatacttgaaatgctttttaattcttttaatctaaaacaaattttgttttctttttttaagagtaaaatacattttactgtatttttaaaatacaataagcCAAACTATCTTTATTAATGCTCGTCACCAAACGGCCGTTGTtactaaaattaaattaaacattgaatccatttttttttgtttttaattccctATTTTTGATGCGATCCTAAAATTGGGATTATGAAAAATCCTTCTTTGTTTaaattttagattaaaaaacaatataatctgtctttttttcattttcgaGTGCCAAATGAAAATGGAATGAACGAATGCCATGAAAGAAGAAGAGCCTGTGATGGACCTTGGCAGTAGCACAGTGAATGGGGGCGTATGCTAAATACTCACATGAGACATCTGCGGTGGGCGAGGTGGGCCGGGCCAAGGTGGAGAGGCCATATGCCGACTGGCTCTCGGTGCGTTTCTGTTGCTCGTCGTCTTCGGGGTTGGACCCACCCTCCAGTCCCACAGAGACAGAGGGTTGGCTGTTGGAGCGCGAGAAGCGGGAGAAGAGAATGCCACCGATGCCCTTCCCGATACTCGCTGCTCCTAAagaggaaaggagagaaagaggGGAAAGTTAGCCTTAGTTCTTCATACGCAGGATAGCAGCGGATGATTAGGTGCTGATAATTTACCCAGGATGCTGGCCTTGCCTAAATTGGTAATAGACTCTCCGTAGTGTCTCCGGGGGAGGACGGGAGAAGTGCTCGGACTGGGGATGCTCTCTGTGTCCGACGTCGGCTCCTTAGTGAGGTTGAGGAATGTGGGCCGCACCTCATCGTAAGGTGCCGGGTTGGTGGCACTACACCTGCAAAGGTTTCATCAACTATACAGTGGATCTAAAAAGTCTACAagcccctgttcaaatgcaaggtttttgtgatataaaaaagggggggaccaaaataatttcaaacctttttccaCAATGAATATGACATATAACATGTGCAacttaattggaaaaaaaacatttttttttaaagaggggaagtaaaaataccAGATTATGTGGTATGTTGCTTGGGATGTGGCAGTGTCTTACCAGGCCTTGAGGCGAATATCTAGCATGTTTGATAGTTTTCGCCctgtaaggtaaaaaaaaaaaaaaaaaaactccctgtGTGTGCTACTTGAGCAGTGACCAATCAAAACGCATCCACCGTCGCCTCTAAGGCTCTGGACAATGGCACTGTAAGATGCgactacaaaaaatgtttggaaaagcATACTAaaagagtttgaatgtgactgattcattttgaacacagccagCCATATCGCCAGTGATAAGAacgtgtgcacacttgtgcaaccacattatctcagttgtttatttttacttacctgttctaaaatattttatttttttcaactgagtTCTACTGGTGACGGGTCAGATTAATGGTGGaataagtttttaaatgatttaactaatttttcttatttcacaaaaacttgacatttgaacaggggtgtgaagaCTATTTATATCCCCCGGAAATGGCTTGATCTCGTGTTATTGCCACATAAGTCTTACCAGTGTATTTGCACTGGCGCAATGTTGCTGTAGTGTTTGAGGATGAGGGGCTCCAGTCTGTAGGCCTGAAAAAGACCAGAAAACTTGAGTTAATATCCCACCATAAGAAATTCTGGAACAGaattatgacattttgatgATCATCGATGAAAGCTATAGTGTATATTTACACAactacaatgtttaaaaaatgtatatacatagTTCAGTGTTTTTTATCTCATTGTTTAGaattttttctcaattttttaaaaaatgtgtatttttttttattttgtatttttgccaaatattttgtatatttgtaaaaaatttatttttttccttattttatgtatttatttttataatatttttttaatttcctaattatttcttttatttgtgtagtttttatttcaacatGCTTTGGTCTAgttgtttaaaattaaaaattactttataatattttattatttttgtctaaaatttTGTCAtaccagtttttattttttattttttttgtatttattgttttgcatCCAAGATTATGGGTTCTGCACTTATGTTTCTTAACACAAATCCATGTGTGACGATAGCGTCTATGATAAGCGGTGATAACAGCTACTAcccgtttttttcttctttctttctaatGTCCTATTTAAAGTAGGCGCTAATTTATAGTATTTGAGCCAACTGACCACAGGGTCCGTCGGGTGGAAGACATTGAAGAGGTGACTGCAGATGGACGTGGGAAGAATGTGGTCTTGGTGGCAGCTGGTACCGGGCCGGATGCCCCTCAGTGCCAGAAAGACGGCCAGAGGAGAACCCATGCAGAAGAAGTtttccacctaaaaaaaaataagaaagagATATAACTTaattaacaaaatacattttagctgTAACATCATTGACGTGTGCAAACCTTAAATTTGAGTGCAGGAGGCGCTGACGGTTTGGAGGCTTCCAGTGTTAAAAGTTGATTCTCCAACTCTTGTAATCTGTAAAGGAATATAAAATACACCGACTTGCTGAGTCACAGGAAGTCTGTTATTACACAGAGTGGACAAGTGGTGGTGCAAGTCAGCTACAATGTGCAAATGCGCAGCCCAGCGTCAAGACTGAGATTTGATATACAGTTCTCATTGTATTTTCGTCTCGTATGTATTagtaatatttttacaaatttttctcaatatttttatatttctatgtaaaaacattttaatttaattgtagtatttttgtatttttcatataaatGTGGTATTTtggggtttaatattttgtattactttGTTCAATTTTTAATTATAATGATTTTCCTAATAGTTTTTTTCTGGCTAACATTTTCTAATTGTGTATTGTTccatcaatttttgttttttaaactacattttCCATCCAATATATTTGTCCAATTTTTCGGGTCTGTTTTTGTAGAATAttccatttaatattttgtgcatttcttttcatttttgagtatttttttaaaaaaatggatggatggttgttaataataataataataataataataataataataataataataataaacccgTATACATAGCGTTAGAAAGTGAGTCATACCTGTTCCTGGTGTGCCGCAGTTGTTCCAGCAGATGCCTCTCCTCGTACGACATCCAGTGCATGCGCAGCTCCTCCTCCACGGCGTGGTGCTCCTGAAGGCAGAAGCGCACGGGGTCCCAGCCTGTCATGATGTCGTACGTGATCACGCAGCCCAGCGAGTGCGACACGATGGACACTTTGCCTCCCCTCTCCTCAAAGTCGGGGTTGCGCGAGCAAAACAGGCTGTACAGTCTGTTCAGCTCCTGTGTCAGTCCCTTAGTGATCTGAAGGAAAGGATCAAAAAAGTCACGTGACTTCTTGCCTCACGGCTTTCCTGCCTTGTGCACAACCACTTGCTAAAAACTTCCTCTGAATAAACAATTTGAATGGCTGTACTTGGCTCACATGGAAGTGGTGTGATGCACGCGACTGGATTATTTCCTTGGACTTCTCACCGTTTGCCCCCCTCACATGCACCCACTTGCAAAAAGCTGCTCTGAATAAACAATTCCTTTGTCTGAAGCTGTACCACATGCAATAGGTTGCAGTGCTCGTAATGGATCGGTGTGTTTCCTTGACCACCACTTGTTCGCCTTGCAGAGACCCACTCGCAAGTTTGAATAAATGATTCGATTGGCTGGAGTAGTGTCATGAGGGAGGAGTTAGAATGCATGCAATTGGTCTGTATATTTCCTTGGCTTCTATCCTCACTGCTTGCTCACCGAGAACACACCCACTCGCAAAACGTTGCTCTCTATGAACTATTATATTGCCTGAGACTTGACTTACTGTGCTTGCACGATGGGTATATGGATTTCCGGGACTTGGTTCTTCACCGCTTGTTTCCCTTGCACACACCGACTCGCATAAAAAGTTGCTCCCAATAAACCATTTGATTGGCTGGTATTGTGTGTGTCAGTCCATTTCCTTGACTTTTCtcttttcttgacttttttcaATTGGTCTATAAGCATGTATGTGACTTTCACTTACCTCATCACGGTAAAGAGGACTGTTGTAGTACATAATGTCCATGGCACTGCTGTTGAGAAGGTCTCTCAGGCCTCTCAACTTGTCTGGTGTAATGGAGTCCACGGTATCTATAGAGACAACCCACCGTGTATAAGCAAGGTAGGGGCAACATTTACTCAGTATTGCTAGTTTAATATTAACCTTCTGAATGCACAATGAAATGACAAACCTCCATCCAGAGCCAGTTTGGAGCGCCACTCCACAGGAAGGAACTCCACATGCTCATCATTGTGCTCTGAAAAGTGCTTCTCCTCCATCTTCCTCACACCTTCCCTCAACCTGAACAACAGCAAATGGGATGTAGGGTGTCACAGAAcagactgcattttattttggaggTTTGGCTGTATGAAAACAACAGGAAGTGGTTTGACCCGCCACGTCGACGTTTCCTCTTTGCTGAGGAAGGTGTTGGAGAATAATCCCGATGTAACCACTAGTAAGGCTTAAAGTGCTCTGCGGCTCGACTTGGTCTACTTTACCTGCTTAGCCGGCCTAAGCCTCAGGCGACGGCCTGACTATCTTtgtgacacacagacacacgtctTGGTTTGGCTACAGCAGGGTTTCCTATAGGACAGGAGCCAAAATGGTTCTCCCGTAATATTTTAATAGGGTCGCAGACTCATGATTTCAGGTTTTCTTGTTATAAATGCAATGCCTGTTGGATTTCGTTATCATGTACCGTATATACATGCTGTGGTAATACATGTTAGATTTGTACATTAGGGTCCAAATTGGAACCAAACGTATCCAAATTTGATACAAATTGGAACTAAATTTCGGTTCAAATTAGAACTACATTTGCGTAGAAATAAGAACCAATTTTGCACCCAAATAGAAACCAAATATGCATCCAAACTGGAATTAAATTAGATCCTTATTTTGGATCTTCATTTGAAGAAATTTGGGAatttagtgtaattaaatttagtgtaat carries:
- the ddhd1a gene encoding phospholipase DDHD1 isoform X2, whose translation is MNNCDITSLKEKQCPPEGETAANNNNKQWHSVGSDECGCCHDMSPMDEAVLPGMSSVQPGLDAPDDDRNGLRLLEDLSFPPGASPYVGDVNGEGPLFERRKRSRSNSSRHHFGDVVAELGPEEARWFYKEDKKTWKPFVGHDSLNIELMYRKYSELSPGATSPPVEVNGEVSVETRTIGVLGDQGSLNTSTPSMSTDERDPDSIDVRVEPVCVRGGLYEVDVRERGCYPVYWKQQDHIPVLRGQWFIDGTWLPLEEDESDLIESEHLSHFHGQQTQDTFDASDMVVRTVDGKDAIHSLKLSRTHVDWHSVDEVYLYSDATTSKIARTVTQKLGFSKASSSGTRLHRGYVEEASPEDRPPQTTHIVFVVHGIGQKMDQGRIIKNTAMLREGVRKMEEKHFSEHNDEHVEFLPVEWRSKLALDGDTVDSITPDKLRGLRDLLNSSAMDIMYYNSPLYRDEITKGLTQELNRLYSLFCSRNPDFEERGGKVSIVSHSLGCVITYDIMTGWDPVRFCLQEHHAVEEELRMHWMSYEERHLLEQLRHTRNRLQELENQLLTLEASKPSAPPALKFKVENFFCMGSPLAVFLALRGIRPGTSCHQDHILPTSICSHLFNVFHPTDPVAYRLEPLILKHYSNIAPVQIHWCSATNPAPYDEVRPTFLNLTKEPTSDTESIPSPSTSPVLPRRHYGESITNLGKASILGAASIGKGIGGILFSRFSRSNSQPSVSVGLEGGSNPEDDEQQKRTESQSAYGLSTLARPTSPTADVSLQLERRIDFELREGLVESRYWSAVTSHTGYWCSHDIALFLLTFIYEHRKTPSVPGGDTPEPD
- the ddhd1a gene encoding phospholipase DDHD1 isoform X3 produces the protein MNNCDITSLKEKQCPPEGETAANNNNKQWHSVGSDECGCCHDMSPMDEAVLPGMSSVQPGLDAPDDDRNGLRLLEDLSFPPGASPYVGDVNGEGPLFERRKRSRSNSSRHHFGDVVAELGPEEARWFYKEDKKTWKPFVGHDSLNIELMYRKYSELSPGATSPPVEVNGEVSVETRTIGVLGDQGSLNTSTPSMSTDERDPDSIDVRVEPVCVRGGLYEVDVRERGCYPVYWKQQDHIPVLRGQWFIDGTWLPLEEDESDLIESEHLSHFHGQQTQDTFDASDMVVRTVDAIHSLKLSRTHVDWHSVDEVYLYSDATTSKIARTVTQKLGFSKASSSGTRLHRGYVEEASPEDRPPQTTHIVFVVHGIGQKMDQGRIIKNTAMLREGVRKMEEKHFSEHNDEHVEFLPVEWRSKLALDGDTVDSITPDKLRGLRDLLNSSAMDIMYYNSPLYRDEITKGLTQELNRLYSLFCSRNPDFEERGGKVSIVSHSLGCVITYDIMTGWDPVRFCLQEHHAVEEELRMHWMSYEERHLLEQLRHTRNRLQELENQLLTLEASKPSAPPALKFKVENFFCMGSPLAVFLALRGIRPGTSCHQDHILPTSICSHLFNVFHPTDPVAYRLEPLILKHYSNIAPVQIHWCSATNPAPYDEVRPTFLNLTKEPTSDTESIPSPSTSPVLPRRHYGESITNLGKASILGAASIGKGIGGILFSRFSRSNSQPSVSVGLEGGSNPEDDEQQKRTESQSAYGLSTLARPTSPTADVSLQLERRIDFELREGLVESRYWSAVTSHTGYWCSHDIALFLLTFIYEHRKTPSVPGGDTPEPD
- the ddhd1a gene encoding phospholipase DDHD1 isoform X1, whose translation is MNNCDITSLKEKQCPPEGETAANNNNKQWHSVGSDECGCCHDMSPMDEAVLPGMSSVQPGLDAPDDDRNGLRLLEDLSFPPGASPYVGDVNGEGPLFERRKRSRSNSSRHHFGDVVAELGPEEARWFYKEDKKTWKPFVGHDSLNIELMYRKYSELSPGATSPPVEVNGEVSVETRTIGVLGDQGSLNTSTPSMSTDERDPDSIDVRVEPVCVRGGLYEVDVRERGCYPVYWKQQDHIPVLRGQWFIDGTWLPLEEDESDLIESEHLSHFHGQQTQDTFDASDMVVRTVDGKDVLSHLPPFYLHFLFKWSGYQTNARATCHKRKRCQAIHSLKLSRTHVDWHSVDEVYLYSDATTSKIARTVTQKLGFSKASSSGTRLHRGYVEEASPEDRPPQTTHIVFVVHGIGQKMDQGRIIKNTAMLREGVRKMEEKHFSEHNDEHVEFLPVEWRSKLALDGDTVDSITPDKLRGLRDLLNSSAMDIMYYNSPLYRDEITKGLTQELNRLYSLFCSRNPDFEERGGKVSIVSHSLGCVITYDIMTGWDPVRFCLQEHHAVEEELRMHWMSYEERHLLEQLRHTRNRLQELENQLLTLEASKPSAPPALKFKVENFFCMGSPLAVFLALRGIRPGTSCHQDHILPTSICSHLFNVFHPTDPVAYRLEPLILKHYSNIAPVQIHWCSATNPAPYDEVRPTFLNLTKEPTSDTESIPSPSTSPVLPRRHYGESITNLGKASILGAASIGKGIGGILFSRFSRSNSQPSVSVGLEGGSNPEDDEQQKRTESQSAYGLSTLARPTSPTADVSLQLERRIDFELREGLVESRYWSAVTSHTGYWCSHDIALFLLTFIYEHRKTPSVPGGDTPEPD